CAGGGAAGATAAAGATATATTTGACCTTTTGTCGGATGATTCTACTTTACAGGATAAAAAAAAGTTCAGATGGTGGTGGGGCCTGGGAATTTTTGTGCTGATTTTTGCTTCCTGGTTGATATTTTGGGATGGAATAAATGAACTTAAAAACATAAAGGAATCCATTGCCCTGATTTTTACTTCTCCTGCAAGTCAGGAAAATATCAAAATTAAAGATGCAAAGCATAAAACGGACACGATAGAAAGAGGAGCTGGCAAATCAATTCTGGCTATTGTCTCGGAGGAAGATACTGATTATAAATCGGTGAATAACATCGCACTTAGAGCCATTTTAAACCAACCACATGAATCTTTTTTTCCAAAAAAAGAAAAAAAGATTTCTCAAAAGTTGAATACTGCCGGTTCTTTGAAAAAATATCACCTGGTGGCAGGTTGTTTTAAAAAGAAACAGTATGCCAGTTTGTATGTAAAAAAGTTACAGGAGAAAGGATTTACAGTCAAAATGGTACTAAGAAAAAATGGTTTTTATACCCTGAGCATTGGTTCGTACTCTTCTTTAGCGAAGGCAAAAAAAGCACTTCAAACCAATTACCGGGAAAAAAATACAGTTTGCTGGATTATGTATTATTGATGGCTTTTATTTGAGCTTTACCCTTGCAAACACAGGCTGATGGTCACTCCAAGCAAAATTGGTATTGATCGTTTGAACGGCAACCGGTTCTATATTGGGAGAAATTAAATACATATCAATAACCGTTGTCAGGGTTTCGACTGAATTGTATGGTTTATCTACCCGGCGGTTGGATGGGGTACGAGGATCAAATAACCATTGCCACCCGGCAGGTGTGAAATCTTTACTGATATAATTCAAATCCAGGGTGTTGAAATTTTCGAACTGGGGTTTTAGTCCGTTGGGGCTTTGGTTCCAATCGCCTCCAACCATTACATAGTTGCCTTTTTGATATTCGTTTAAAATGAACTTTTTCAGAAAAGCCATTTCTTTGGGCTTGAGAATGTTTTTTGTATCAAAAGCCGAATTGTGGGTGTTGATCAACACGAATTTCTTGCCATTTGATAATGGATAATAGTTTACCAGACAACAGCGGTTGAGCATGAAAAGATTTTTGGGCCAGGGAAATTTTCCGGGGTATGAATATCGCATGGATAATTGTGGCTTAAAGCGGCTGAAGGTTGCAATTCCCGAAAATACTTTCCCCATGGGATTGGAAACAGGAACGGGAACAAAGGCTACATCGTAATTTTTTGCAAAATAACTGTGATAATTGGACAGGATATGATGAATGCTGTCGGTTTCATTGATGTGATAACTTCTTTTGGAATTCTGGTCTACTTCCTGAAGCATAATAAAATCGAGGTTCTCATTATGCCATAAAAAACTGATGACTTTACTCAGACTTTTTAGCACCCTGGCTTTTGTTGGCCTGACCATTTTGCCGCCATCGTAGAAAAAATCCATTTTGCTGTCCAGCCCGCAATATCCGATATTCCAGATTAGCAAATTGAATTCTCCATTTTGAGGGAGAATGTCAAATTCCTTATTTTCTGCTAAGGTTTCGCTGGGCTTAGGCCTGTATGCAGTGCACCAGGTGAATAGAAAGAATGCTGCAAATACGGCAATGACAGTGATCACTATCACAGTTATAATGTGGATTATTTTCATTTTTAATCGATTAGCATTATAAATGAAGCTAAAATTGATGAGTTGAAAAATAAAGGCCTTACGATCATTACGCAAAGCCTTTATTAATGCTTATTTAAGAAGATTATTTGGTCGGTACATTTTTTAAAGTTTCAACCAGAAGATCCCAGAATTTTT
This window of the Bacteroidota bacterium genome carries:
- a CDS encoding SPOR domain-containing protein yields the protein LKKILSSGKQFTFPGIGSLARDVNGKLFFLSVNELMNFQTDDKAIDSNVNENKPLVSQSSVHPENAPAQVNQSDIQETSREKVVESNREDKDIFDLLSDDSTLQDKKKFRWWWGLGIFVLIFASWLIFWDGINELKNIKESIALIFTSPASQENIKIKDAKHKTDTIERGAGKSILAIVSEEDTDYKSVNNIALRAILNQPHESFFPKKEKKISQKLNTAGSLKKYHLVAGCFKKKQYASLYVKKLQEKGFTVKMVLRKNGFYTLSIGSYSSLAKAKKALQTNYREKNTVCWIMYY
- a CDS encoding endonuclease/exonuclease/phosphatase family protein, giving the protein MKIIHIITVIVITVIAVFAAFFLFTWCTAYRPKPSETLAENKEFDILPQNGEFNLLIWNIGYCGLDSKMDFFYDGGKMVRPTKARVLKSLSKVISFLWHNENLDFIMLQEVDQNSKRSYHINETDSIHHILSNYHSYFAKNYDVAFVPVPVSNPMGKVFSGIATFSRFKPQLSMRYSYPGKFPWPKNLFMLNRCCLVNYYPLSNGKKFVLINTHNSAFDTKNILKPKEMAFLKKFILNEYQKGNYVMVGGDWNQSPNGLKPQFENFNTLDLNYISKDFTPAGWQWLFDPRTPSNRRVDKPYNSVETLTTVIDMYLISPNIEPVAVQTINTNFAWSDHQPVFARVKLK